One segment of Raphanus sativus cultivar WK10039 unplaced genomic scaffold, ASM80110v3 Scaffold0035, whole genome shotgun sequence DNA contains the following:
- the LOC108847355 gene encoding universal stress protein PHOS34, which produces MATGEEKPVMVVGVDESEQSTYALEWTLDRFFAPYAPNFPFKLIIVHAKPNAVSAVGLAGPGTAEVVPYVDADLKHTAVKVVDKAKALCQSKSVHGAMIEVFEGDARNILCEVVDKHHASLLVVGSHGYGAIKRAVLGSVSDYCAHHAHCSVMIVKKPKIKV; this is translated from the exons ATGGCTACAGGAGAGGAGAAACCAGTGATGGTAGTTGGTGTGGACGAAAGCGAGCAGAGCACCTACGCATTGGAGTGGACTCTCGATCGTTTCTTCGCTCCCTACGCTCCCAATTTCCCTTTCAAGCTCATCATCGTCCACGCCAAACCTAACGCCGTCTCCGCCGTTGGTCTCGCTGGCCCTG gtACTGCGGAGGTTGTGCCTTATGTTGATGCTGATTTGAAGCATACCGCTGTTAAGGTTGTCGACAAAGCCAAAGCACTCTGTCAGAGCAAGTCG GTTCATGGCGCAATGATAGAAGTTTTTGAAGGCGATGCAAGGAATATCCTTTGCGAGGTTGTTGATAAACACCATGCTTCTCTTCTCGTTGTTGGAAGCCATGGTTATGGAGCTATCAAGAG GGCGGTTCTCGGGAGCGTGAGTGATTACTGTGCTCACCATGCTCATTGCTCGGTGATGATCGTGAAGAAGCCTAAGATCAAGGTCTGA